TAGGACAAGGCATTCCCGAAGTTCACCTTGCGTACATCAACCAGTGTATCGACCCACTCCCGGACGCTCAGATCCTGACTGATTGCTTCTCTGAGGGAATCGATGGTATTTTTCCGGTAAAATCCCGCCAGCGGCTGGACACCCTGATCCGTGAGCGGCAACAACGCCTGCGTTTCGCCGTTTAGCTCCTCAAACCGGCTTGCAAGCAGATCCAGAATTCCCGGCTGCAGAAACGGCATGTCGCACGCCTGGAAATAGTTCCAGTCCGTATTCGAATTCACCATCCCTGAGAGGACCCCAACCAACGGTGTCTGCTGATCGATAATGTCGGGAACCACAGGAAAACCGAGCCATTCGTATTTTCCAGCCTCTTTGGCGACGATGGAGACGGTCGGGAATTTTTCGTTGAGAAGTTCGAGCGGATAGCGGATGAGCGACTGCCCCTCGTACTGGTACAGGGCCTTGTCAGTACCGAATCGGCGGCTGTAACCACCGGATAGAACAAATGCGGAAATTGAGGTAAGCATGATTGTTCTCTTTCCAAACACGGGAGCTGATTCAACCGTTTCCGGGTAAACCGTACCGGCCGTCGACCGTTTCCCGCCGTCGCGGGAGGCAGGTCAGCAGGCTGAGAGAACCTTAAGGAGATATCAGAAGGTTCTGTGCACGGCTCTCCGTGTTAATTTTCTTAGATTTAACAAGATTAATTTGGTCATCTTTTCACTTTCCGGAAAAGGCATTTCTGTCAATTATTGTTATCACCAGTCGAAGTCCCCTTCCAACCGCTTCTGTTCTAACCTTTGGAAGGTTTGTGTGCGTATGCGGTATCATCGGGTTCCTGTTTCCGGCCTTTTGTGTCTGTATTTATAATTACATTTATCATGCCAAACTCCCTGATTCAATATGTCTCTCCTCCGGAAGTTGGGATTCCGGCAGGCTCTCCACCAGATACGGATCGTTCACCGGAATGGGATTGTAGCGCTCTAATCCCCGAAAGGTTACCCAAAAGAACAGCGCGATCATCCCAGGGATGAGTCCGATTTCCCAGATTCCCAGGAGTGGGGTTTCGCCAAACGTCACCGGCATCACCATGATATAGAGATCCAGCCAGTGTCCCAGCATGACTACCAGACCCACC
The DNA window shown above is from Candidatus Neomarinimicrobiota bacterium and carries:
- a CDS encoding molybdenum cofactor guanylyltransferase, which gives rise to MLTSISAFVLSGGYSRRFGTDKALYQYEGQSLIRYPLELLNEKFPTVSIVAKEAGKYEWLGFPVVPDIIDQQTPLVGVLSGMVNSNTDWNYFQACDMPFLQPGILDLLASRFEELNGETQALLPLTDQGVQPLAGFYRKNTIDSLREAISQDLSVREWVDTLVDVRKVNFGNALSYCNVNTVEDLDAVSA